The following proteins come from a genomic window of Microtus pennsylvanicus isolate mMicPen1 chromosome 22, mMicPen1.hap1, whole genome shotgun sequence:
- the LOC142839878 gene encoding small nuclear ribonucleoprotein G → MSKAHPPELKKFMDKKLSLKLNGGRHVQGILRGFDPFMNLVIDECVEMATSGQQNNIGMVVIRGNSIIMLEALERV, encoded by the coding sequence ATGAGCAAGGCCCACCCTCCCGAACTGAAGAAATTTATGGACAAGAAGTTATCATTGAAGTTAAATGGTGGCAGACATGTACAAGGCATACTTCGGGGCTTTGATCCCTTTATGAATCTTGTCATTGATGAGTGTGTGGAGATGGCAACTAGTGGGCAACAGAATAACATCGGCATGGTGGTCATACGAGGAAATAGCATCATCATGTTAGAAGCCTTGGAAAGAGTCTAA